From Macrobrachium nipponense isolate FS-2020 chromosome 48, ASM1510439v2, whole genome shotgun sequence, a single genomic window includes:
- the LOC135204977 gene encoding uncharacterized protein LOC135204977 — protein MSWVTQQREEDVGSETVPWERFGNRRSRGRGWHSTAPWERLAFDGPVGEVGIRRPRGRGLAIDGPVGEVWQSTVPWERFGNRRSCGRGWQSTVPWERFGNRRSRGRGLAIDGPVGEVWQSTVPWERLAVGGPVGEVGVRRSLGRGWHSTIPWERLAFDDPVGEVGIRQSRGRGWHSTVPWERLAINSRVGESIRRSLGKGWHSTVPWERLAFNIPLREVGIRQCCGRGWQSAVSWERLAFDDSVGEVGIRQSHGEVGVQRSLGRGWRSTLPLKRLALDSPVGEVGVRRSLGRGWCSTFPWKEVGIRQSHGEVGCSR, from the exons ATGTCGTGGGTGACACAGCAAAGAGAAGAGGATGTTGGATCGGAA ACGGTCCCGTGGGAGAGGTTTGGCAATAGACggtcccgtgggagaggttggcaTTCGACGGCcccgtgggagaggttggcaTTCGACGGCcccgtgggagaggttggcaTTCGACGGCCCCGTGGGAGAG GTTTGGCAATCGACGGTCCCGTGGGAGAGGTTTGGCAATCGACGGTCCCGTGGGAGAGGTTTGGCAATCGACGGTCCTGTGGGAGAGGTTGGCAATCGACGGTCCCGTGGGAGAGGTTTGGCAATCGACGGTCCCGTGGGAGAGGTTTGGCAATCGACggtcccgtgggagag GTTTGGCAATCGACGGTCCCGTGGGAGAG GTTGGCAGTCGGCggtcccgtgggagag GTTGGCGTTCGACGTTCCCTTGGAAGAG GTTGGCATTCGACGAtcccgtgggagaggttggcaTTCGACGAtcccgtgggagaggttggcaTTCGACAgtcccgtgggagaggttggcaTTCGACAgtcccgtgggagag GTTGGCAATCAACAGTCGTGTGGGAGAGAGCATTAGACGGTCCCTTGGGAAAGGTTGGCATTCTACGGTCCCATGGGAGAGGTTGGCGTTCAACATTCCCTTGAGAGAGGTTGGGATTAGACAGTGCTGCGGGAGAGGTTGGCAGTCGGCGGTCTCGTGGGAGAGGTTAGCGTTTGATGATTCCGTGGGAGAGGTTGGCATTCGACAGTCCCATGGAGAGGTTGGCGTTCAACGTTCCCTTGGAAGAGGTTGGCGTTCGACGCTCCCTTTGAAGAGGTTGGCACTCGACAGTCCTGTGGGAGAGGTTGGCGTTCGACGTTCCCTTGGAAGAGGTTGGTGTTCAACATTCCCTTGGAAAGAGGTTGGCATTCGACAGTCCCATGGAGAGGTTGGCTGTTCCCGTTGA